In Macaca nemestrina isolate mMacNem1 chromosome 10, mMacNem.hap1, whole genome shotgun sequence, the genomic window cCTGTCATTGGGGACTTTTGGTCTTCTAAACATTCCTTGAGTTCCTCCACATGAGTTTTTAATATCAATctagcaaaaattaaaacaaacaaaaaaaggcctaTGAAAGTCAGGATACTGAGCACCTCATcatctctccccctccccaccgcTCGCGAATGCCAGTGCTGGCCTGTTCCTTAAACGCACCGgctcatcccccacagcagcctgTGCGCTCTGCCAGCGACTGCTGCTTCTCCTCCGGCCTGAGCTCAACGCCCCACCGCGGAAAGGCCTCCCTGACCGCTAGCTAAtgtcaccccacccccaccccaccccaccactaAATCATCACCctagtttattttcttcatagcacttaatCACTATCTCAAActacattatttatttgtttacttatcaTCTGTCTCCTCCACCAGAAGTAAACTCCACAAGAGTAGGGACCTTGTCTGTCTCATCAGTggtattcccagcacctagcacagtgcctggcatataggaggtgttcaatacatatttgttgaagaaaagaATGATGGATTAATAAAGACGTTCATGCCTAAAAAAGAACTTATACACACTAATCAATAAAGGGGTATCGAGAACTCCTATGCATTATTGCCCAAGATTACAGAAATAGAGATGAAACATTAGTGACTCCTCCTACCATCCACTTCTCGTACGGTCTCCCTAGCTAGGAAGGAGCTCCATCTGTTACCAAAGGAGCCCAGAGGGCAATTCTGGATGAAGAAAAGCTCTCACTTTGCTTGCTTCTTCCTCCCTGCTATTTACATTCAGCTATTTCCAAAAAAATTCAAGTGAAAAATATGTGATGCAGCCACTAGAAAATAAGTCTGACTAACAGAGACAGTGATGAGCAGAATCCACACAAATAAAAAAGGTTCAAGGACATATATGTCTGCCAATGACTCTTCTGACAGGCTAAGTGAATGGGTATTGAGTCACctaaaatctaaaatgaaagttaatgCCATCTAGGAAGGGATGGATATTTATGGGGATTTTGAGGACATATAGGTAGAGTGGGTTCAGAAATAATAGGATATATGGAAAGATATGTAGGGGCTAAATCAAGTAACCTCAGAAATACCAGAACGTGATCTTAGTGGGAGCTGTCCGTTTTCCAATGCAATGCCAGTATGCTCGAATCAAGAGGAAGGAAGGGCATGAACTCCTCAAGGGGGAGTATCTGGGATAGCTTTTAAGCAAAGCATAGATAGAAGGTGACTCAGGAGGTCAGGCAATGATTGTGGCTTTTTGTGTAGTCTTTCAACTATGGAGGCATCGTGCTGGAATCCCAGGAAGCGACATCTGTGACTGGGACCCGAGAGCCATCCTGCTGGGCGGACGCTCAGAGATCCACATTCAAAGTCAAGCTGTGGAACATACTTGGCATGAACCAACAAATCAATCTCACATGCGCCTCCTCAGAAACAATGTTCTGCTAGGGATTGCTGTAAATATTTCTTGGGTCAATGTAGGTATATACAGGGTTTCCTTCCTAGTGGCACTTACGGGTTTTAAGATTTTAAACTCTTagcaaaacattttatataactgATATTTTGAGATGGTTTCTCTCCTTTGTGTGGACTCTCTGGTGGATGCAGAGGCTCGTACTCTGACTGAAGGCCTTTCCACACTCATCACATTTAAaaggtttctctcctgtgtgaacTCTCTGGTGGATGCACAGGCTCGAACTCTGACTGAAGGCCTTCCCACATCCACAACAtctatagggtttctctccagtgtggacTCTCTGGTGGATGCAGAGGCTCGAACTCTGACTGAAGGCCTTCCCACACTCATaacatttatagggtttctctcctgtgtggaCTCTTTGATGCATGCAGAGGCTGGAGGTGTGCCTGAAGGCCTTCCCACACTCTTCACATTTAAAGGGCTTCTCTCCGGTGTGGACTCTCTGATGCATGCAAAGGTTTGAACTATTACTAAAGCCCCTTCCACACTCACTACAGACATAAGGTTTCTCACCTGTATGAACTCTCATATGAATTTGAAGATGGGAGCTCCAATTGAAGGCTTTGCCACACTCATAACATTTATAGGGCTTCTCCACTGTGTGGATTTTCTTATGTCTATTAAGTTTTGTTGTAGTGCTAAAATCCTTACCACAATCATCACATTTATAGACCTTCTCTCCTGTATGGTCTCTCCAATGAATATGAAGTTCTGATATATGAAAGAAACCCTTATCACACTTGTCACATTTATGGGGCTTCTCAGCTGTGTGAATTTTCTGATGCATAAAAAGATCTGCTCTCTCAGAGAAAAATTCCCTACACATGGGGCACTTGTAGATCATTTTTCCTATTTGGTATCGTGATTTGGAGGAGAAAATTTCCTTACAATTACTACAGTTACAAGACTGTTATTTCATAGAGTCTCTTATTTGGCCATTTTGGCAGTCTATCTCAGG contains:
- the LOC105493854 gene encoding zinc finger protein 664; amino-acid sequence: MIYKCPMCREFFSERADLFMHQKIHTAEKPHKCDKCDKGFFHISELHIHWRDHTGEKVYKCDDCGKDFSTTTKLNRHKKIHTVEKPYKCYECGKAFNWSSHLQIHMRVHTGEKPYVCSECGRGFSNSSNLCMHQRVHTGEKPFKCEECGKAFRHTSSLCMHQRVHTGEKPYKCYECGKAFSQSSSLCIHQRVHTGEKPYRCCGCGKAFSQSSSLCIHQRVHTGEKPFKCDECGKAFSQSTSLCIHQRVHTKERNHLKISVI